From Solanum lycopersicum chromosome 4, SLM_r2.1:
GATGCCATTACAGAAGCCAAGGATTTGAAGGTGCTGACTATGGATGCTTTGATTGGGAATCTGAAGACACATGAGATGAATCGGAATTACGATTTATCAAAGAAGGAAGCTAAGAAGGACAAGtcattgatgttgaagtataaatcagatgaagattccagtgatgatgatatggcatatctcatcagcagatttcaaaaagttgtgaggaaaaacaaagtttataaaagaggaacaaatgaTACTCGAAATGCTGCTCAAGGTAACACttgctacaagtgtggaaaagtTGTACACTTCATTCAGAGAGTGTCCTTTGCTCAACAGTGAAAGCAAGGATTATCAAAAACCAAGAAGTGACAAAGAGAgtagaagggacctggtacttgGCAACAGAGATCGAAAAGCTGCTGCTGATATGGTTGTCAAAAAggctcttgctgcatggggggattcttcaagtgattcagaagaccCTGATGAGCCAAAAGATGTGTCCATGGTTGCTGTGCATGAGGAGGAAACTGTCTTCAACgaaatgtttgctctcatgtctcacacagaaaatgaagaagaggacaatCAGGCAACTCTTctagatatgaaaaatgacttggataatattctcttaaaaaattgagaactttGGCAAAAGTCATGCTTGATTCTGCGATAGAGTTAACATCTGAAAGAGACACCATGAATGCTGAACTTGAAagtttaactgaaaacaaagttaaacttgaagagaaaatgtcaagAATGATGTCTCTAGAGTCAAATAACTCTAAACTTAGGAACCAGTTGAATCAGATTcctgaagaagctgaaaagtTGAATAGAAGGTCAAATAGTCTGCAAGCtgaaattcaagaaagattgaAAAACTCTGAGACAAATCTTAGTCTGTCActtgaaaagagtaacaaattaGAACATGATATTGTGAAACTTtaggaagaacttgaaaaatctcttaagtgAAACAAATCCTCAAAGTTACTGTCAAATGCAACAAATCAGAGTaacttcaataagaaaggatTAGGAAGCGTGAACATAAGTCCTCCTTATAATCCTCAcagtaagtatgtgtttgtgtctgACAATCTGTTGTGTCTCCATTGTGGTAAGAATGGGCATTTGAAGAATGATTGTGCTAGCTGGAGAAACATTTGTGAAAGGTTCTCTAACTATGCTAAAAGGCATAATGTACCAATAGAGAGACCTGGTCCTCCATAGCATGTTTCAACTCACagcttttcaaagaaaaaatctgtACCTGCCCCTGTGTCCTTTGTTAGAAAGTTTCAAAATCTACCATATTGGACCAAATACAATCTAATCACTCCTTTGTCTTCCTACTGGAACTCAAgctgaaatgggttcccaagcttaACAAGTGGTTTTTGGTGCGggtgagtgagaggagcagcaGTCAATGCTGGTATATAGATAGTGGTTGCTCTAAGCGTATGACTGGTGATGTAAAgaacttcctctcactcaaTACCCTCCAAGGAGGAGGTGTCTCATTTGGTGATGGCaagaaggggtacattttgggagttggcaaagtaggaagatctcttgaagattcaattgacaatgtttaccatGTGGATGGGTTGAAGTACAGCCTGCTCAGTGTGTCACAAATCTTTGATAAAGGAAATGAGGTGAAGTTTACTTCTGAGAAATGCACTGCGGTGAGTCTAACTACAAACAAAGTAATCCTCAATGCacacagaagtaaaaatatgtatgtggcaAACTTAGAAACGTCTCATGGAGATGACCTAACATGTCTTAGTGCTCAAAATGAGAATGCTGATCTCTGGCATCGTAGGCTAGGGCATGTGAGTTCATCTTTATTGAACAAGTTGATTTCTAAGGACCTGGTCCAAGGTCTGCCCAAGCtgaagtttgctgaaaataaaatatgtgaagctTGTGTTAAAGGAAAGCAAATCAGGTCATCTTTTAAGCCCAAGAATCAGGTAACATCATCAAGAACCTTAGAGCTGCTTCATATGGACCTGTGTGGACCCTTAAAGGTTCAAAGTAGAAATGGCAAGAAGTAcattttggtgattgttgatgacTATTCAAGATACACCTGGATGAGATTTTTGAGATCAAAGGCAGATACAACTGAAGAGTTGGTAgtattcttcaaaatgattcaaaccaaattgaatcaagttgTTTGCAGCATTCGATCTGATCATGGCACAGAGTTTGAAAACTCAACACTAGATAGATTCTGTATGGAAAATGGTACAAGCCACAATTTCTCTGCTCCAAGAaatcctcaacaaaatggagtagtggaaagaaagaacagaaccttggtgaacattgccagaagtatgattattgaatcaaatcttcctcaaagtttCTGGGCTGAAGTTGTTAACACAGCATGTCATGTTACCAACAGGTGTCTAATAAGAGCTGTGTTGAATAAGACTCCATACGAACTGCTCAACAACAGAAAGCCAATGCTGAGCTATCTTAGAGCATTTGGATGCAGATGTTTTGTGATGAATAATGGAAAGGAtgatttgggaaaatttgatcccagaagtgatgaaggagtatttgttggatattcttcatccagCAAAGCCTacagaatattcaacaaacAAACACAATGCATTGAAGAAAACATTCatgttgtctttgatgaaaatggaagcttgaagaatgatggatcaaatgatgatgatgatgtgctGAAAATGCTCAAATCCAAGAAGATTGAAGGAGCTGAAGCTGATGCAGATCAACAACTGAAAAATGACTGTGATGATCAGAATCATAGTCTACCTGACGAGGCTGCTGAGGGTCAAAAGGATGATATGGTACCTGGTACTACTCAAAATTCCAGCCAGAGTACATCACTCCCCCCTAGAAAATGATGTCactcttgatgaagaagaacatgcAGATCAGCCAAGTCAGTCTGCTCCAAGGTCAGGATGGAGCATCCTCTTGATAATCTCATTTCTCCTTTGAATTCTGGAATTCATACTAGATCAtaaacaagaaatctagttgcattctcagcattcatatcatctattgagcccAAGAATGTTAAAGAAGCATAAAGTGATGCAGACTGG
This genomic window contains:
- the LOC138348006 gene encoding uncharacterized protein, with protein sequence MEAPLNLEEGQSSHRPPRFNGHFYSWWKVRMHDYLMAENSELLDIVLDGPFVPMMEEKDGEKTISVPKPRQKYDEADMKKIEKGFKAETLLVCGIGPDEYNRVSACESAKEIWDCLKTAHEGTKQFKESKIDMLTSRYENFKMKEGETIHDMFTKFSFITNELRSLGKHISMTKKVRKVLRILPKTWESKVDAITEAKDLKVLTMDALIGNLKTHEMNRNYDLSKKEAKKDKSLMLKYKSDEDSSDDDMAYLISRFQKVVRKNKVYKRGTNDTRNAAQECPLLNSESKDYQKPRSDKESRRDLVLGNRDRKAAADMVVKKALAAWGDSSSDSEDPDEPKDVSMVAVHEEETVFNEMFALMSHTENEEEDNQATLLDMKNDLDNILLKN